A part of Saccharomonospora amisosensis genomic DNA contains:
- a CDS encoding SDR family NAD(P)-dependent oxidoreductase, which translates to MRPLTEQIILVTGATSGLGHHVASELAHRGAHVIAHGRDMERLRRLRDELGVETVRADFAALSQVDRLADELLQRHDRLDVLVNNAGIGSGDDPAKRQESMDGIELRFAVNYLAGYHLTRRLLPLLLPPARIVNVASAGQQEIDFADPELLTGYHGMTAYMRSKLAQVMFTMDLAEQLHGTGVTANALHPATFMDTAMVRQAGKTPISTVAEGARATLRLITEAELDGVSGRYFDGTRKAQPHPQATDPAERERLRLLSDELIATALKPGA; encoded by the coding sequence ATGAGACCACTTACCGAGCAAATCATCCTCGTCACCGGTGCCACCAGCGGGCTCGGTCATCACGTCGCGAGCGAGCTGGCGCACCGCGGTGCCCATGTCATCGCGCACGGCCGCGACATGGAGCGGCTGCGGCGGTTGCGTGACGAGCTGGGGGTGGAGACGGTACGGGCCGACTTCGCCGCGCTGTCCCAGGTCGACCGCCTCGCCGACGAGTTGCTCCAGCGGCACGACCGGCTCGACGTACTGGTGAACAACGCGGGCATCGGCAGCGGCGACGACCCGGCGAAGCGGCAGGAAAGCATGGACGGCATCGAGTTGCGGTTCGCCGTGAACTACCTCGCCGGATACCACCTCACCCGTCGGCTGTTGCCGCTGCTGTTGCCGCCCGCCAGGATCGTCAACGTGGCTTCGGCGGGGCAGCAGGAGATCGACTTCGCCGACCCGGAACTTCTCACCGGATATCACGGCATGACCGCCTACATGCGCAGCAAACTCGCCCAGGTCATGTTCACCATGGACCTGGCGGAACAACTGCACGGCACGGGGGTCACCGCCAACGCGCTGCACCCGGCCACATTCATGGACACCGCCATGGTGCGGCAGGCGGGCAAAACCCCGATCAGCACCGTGGCGGAGGGCGCTCGCGCCACGCTGCGGTTGATCACCGAGGCGGAACTGGACGGCGTCAGCGGCCGGTACTTCGACGGCACCCGCAAGGCGCAGCCGCACCCGCAGGCGACCGATCCCGCGGAGCGGGAACGGCTTCGGCTGCTCAGCGACGAGCTGATCGCCACCGCGCTCAAGCCCGGGGCCTGA
- a CDS encoding YciC family protein, translating into MTDSTGWSAPDPDNRSQLPKYPAQSGHGGYGSGGQGKPGVIPLRPLAVGEILEGAIDTLRRHAAVVFGSSAVIALLSAGLYIIADLWILDATAPPPVIDPNASPEVQLDQALAALGDNLANAGVIGVINLLTQTFLAGFLTVVVGKAVLGRPISFAQAWAELRPRLLPLFGLTIVVTLLVAVGLVLFIVPGVWLLVLFSLAAPALVLERGSVGDAMRRSPVLVRQSWWRVFGVLLLAMLIGFVISFVIQLPFGLLAGDPTATAGLTVNDVLILELGNAVAQTIVVPFASAVTALLYIDQRMRKEHLDVELARSAGGGA; encoded by the coding sequence ATGACAGACTCTACGGGTTGGTCCGCACCGGACCCCGACAACCGCTCGCAACTCCCGAAATATCCAGCCCAATCGGGTCACGGTGGGTACGGCTCGGGTGGACAGGGCAAGCCGGGGGTGATTCCGCTGCGCCCGCTGGCGGTGGGCGAGATCCTCGAAGGCGCCATCGACACCCTGCGTAGGCACGCGGCAGTGGTGTTCGGGTCCTCGGCGGTGATCGCGCTGCTCAGCGCGGGCCTGTACATCATCGCCGACCTGTGGATTCTGGACGCCACGGCGCCGCCGCCGGTGATCGATCCGAACGCCAGCCCCGAGGTACAACTCGATCAGGCACTCGCCGCTCTCGGCGACAACCTGGCGAACGCGGGCGTGATCGGTGTCATCAACCTGCTCACCCAGACCTTCCTCGCGGGTTTCCTCACCGTGGTGGTCGGCAAGGCCGTGCTCGGCAGGCCGATCAGTTTCGCGCAGGCCTGGGCGGAGCTGCGTCCCCGCCTGCTGCCGCTGTTCGGGCTGACGATCGTCGTCACGCTGCTGGTCGCGGTCGGCCTCGTGTTGTTCATCGTTCCTGGGGTGTGGCTGTTAGTGTTGTTCAGCCTCGCCGCGCCCGCACTGGTGCTGGAACGCGGCAGCGTCGGCGATGCCATGCGCCGGTCGCCGGTGCTGGTGAGGCAATCCTGGTGGCGGGTTTTCGGCGTGTTGCTGCTCGCCATGCTCATCGGGTTCGTGATCAGCTTCGTCATCCAGCTTCCGTTCGGGCTGCTCGCCGGCGACCCGACAGCCACGGCCGGGCTCACGGTGAACGACGTGCTGATCCTGGAGTTGGGCAACGCGGTCGCGCAGACGATCGTCGTGCCGTTCGCGTCAGCGGTGACGGCACTGCTCTACATCGACCAGCGCATGCGCAAGGAACACCTCGATGTCGAGTTGGCCCGCTCAGCGGGAGGAGGTGCCTGA
- a CDS encoding neutral zinc metallopeptidase: MTQPPPPGPQYGYGYGHPVPPGPPRGPSKGPIILASVGGTVLLVLALIVVFTLTSGSDRSADGGFTNNAATTSTTAPTTTTASTTTTTTSSQSSTTSSSRLNEPTVQQGPGKVFKLADHPILQDPNAGLQNLVCNLPAWQSTPSAAEAFFTAARECLDAAWGPFLRSYNLPFQSPQLHFPSAASFRTACGTINVGIATAAYYCENNLYVPFDGLQTEQYGNRPGVYLALFAHEYGHHVQEVAGIMDAAWERIYAVGQDSPEGLELSRRKELQAQCFSGMFLGAHVDRGGTITRDMYDEAWNDQETRGDDTSGTHDHGSNANYAAWWRAGAYDNRIADCNTFAAGGAEVS, translated from the coding sequence ATGACACAACCGCCGCCACCGGGTCCGCAGTACGGCTACGGCTACGGACACCCGGTGCCGCCGGGACCGCCGCGCGGGCCGTCGAAGGGCCCGATCATCCTGGCCTCTGTCGGCGGAACCGTGCTGCTGGTGCTCGCGCTCATCGTGGTGTTCACGCTGACCAGCGGGTCCGACAGGTCGGCTGACGGCGGGTTCACCAACAACGCCGCGACGACGTCCACGACCGCGCCGACCACCACCACGGCGTCCACCACAACGACCACGACCAGTTCGCAGTCCAGTACGACCTCGTCGTCGCGGCTGAACGAGCCCACTGTCCAGCAGGGGCCCGGGAAGGTCTTCAAGCTGGCCGACCACCCGATCCTGCAGGACCCCAACGCCGGGTTGCAGAACCTGGTGTGCAACCTGCCCGCATGGCAGAGCACCCCGTCGGCCGCCGAGGCGTTCTTCACGGCGGCGCGCGAATGCCTCGACGCCGCCTGGGGGCCCTTCCTGCGGTCGTACAACCTGCCGTTTCAATCCCCGCAACTGCACTTTCCGTCCGCGGCGAGCTTTCGAACCGCGTGCGGCACGATCAACGTCGGAATCGCAACGGCCGCCTACTACTGCGAGAACAACCTGTACGTGCCCTTCGACGGGTTGCAGACCGAGCAGTACGGCAACCGTCCCGGTGTCTACCTCGCGCTGTTCGCACACGAGTACGGACACCACGTGCAGGAAGTAGCCGGGATCATGGACGCGGCGTGGGAACGCATCTACGCGGTGGGGCAGGACAGCCCGGAAGGGCTTGAGCTGTCACGGCGCAAGGAACTGCAGGCACAGTGCTTCTCCGGGATGTTCCTCGGCGCGCACGTGGACCGGGGCGGCACCATCACGCGGGACATGTACGACGAAGCCTGGAACGACCAGGAGACCAGGGGTGACGACACGTCGGGCACCCACGACCACGGCAGCAACGCCAACTATGCCGCTTGGTGGCGCGCGGGCGCGTACGACAACCGCATCGCCGACTGCAACACCTTCGCGGCAGGCGGCGCCGAGGTCTCCTGA
- a CDS encoding potassium channel family protein encodes MPVTTVSPARAIARRVVFAAAVLLGMVLIVYLDRDGYRDANGDGVSLLDCFYYATVSLSTTGYGDIAPVTDAARLINVVFITPMRVLFLIVLIGTTLEVLTERSRQAHRIQKWRRKVRDHYVVVGFGTKGRSAVNALLAEEDVEPNQVVIVDTEQSALDAASARGLITVHGSATRADVLRVAGVQRARAVVVAPNRDDTAVLVTLTARELAPKARILVSVREAENVHLLKQSGADQVVVSSETAGRLLGIATRTPRVVDMVEDLLTPETGLAIAERAVEPSEEGGSPRHLSDIVLGLVRDGELYRVDAPEADSLEAGDRLLYVRKATLPEQSPR; translated from the coding sequence ATGCCGGTGACGACGGTGAGCCCGGCGAGGGCGATCGCGCGCAGGGTGGTGTTCGCCGCGGCGGTGCTGCTGGGAATGGTGCTCATCGTCTACCTCGACCGCGATGGCTACAGGGACGCCAACGGCGACGGTGTCTCGCTGCTGGACTGCTTCTACTACGCCACCGTGTCGCTTTCGACCACCGGATACGGCGACATCGCGCCGGTCACGGACGCCGCGAGGCTGATCAATGTGGTTTTCATCACCCCGATGCGGGTGTTGTTCCTGATCGTGCTGATCGGCACGACACTCGAGGTGCTTACCGAGCGGTCCCGGCAGGCGCACAGGATCCAGAAGTGGAGGCGCAAGGTGCGAGACCACTATGTGGTCGTCGGCTTCGGCACGAAGGGCCGGTCCGCGGTGAACGCGCTGCTGGCCGAGGAAGACGTCGAGCCCAACCAGGTCGTGATCGTAGACACCGAACAGTCGGCCCTCGACGCGGCGAGTGCGCGAGGCTTGATCACGGTGCACGGCTCGGCCACTCGGGCCGACGTGCTGCGCGTGGCGGGCGTCCAACGCGCCCGAGCCGTCGTGGTGGCCCCCAACCGCGACGACACCGCGGTGCTGGTCACCCTGACAGCGCGCGAACTCGCGCCGAAGGCTCGCATCCTGGTGTCGGTGCGTGAGGCCGAGAACGTTCACCTGCTGAAGCAGTCCGGCGCCGACCAGGTGGTGGTGTCGAGCGAGACGGCGGGCAGGCTGCTGGGGATCGCCACGCGGACACCGCGCGTCGTGGACATGGTGGAGGACCTGCTCACCCCCGAAACCGGTCTTGCCATCGCGGAGCGCGCGGTGGAGCCCTCGGAGGAGGGGGGCTCACCAAGGCACCTGTCCGACATCGTGCTGGGCCTGGTGCGCGACGGGGAGCTGTACCGGGTGGACGCCCCGGAGGCCGACTCGCTTGAGGCTGGGGACCGGCTGCTCTACGTTCGCAAGGCCACGTTGCCCGAGCAGTCGCCGCGCTGA